In the genome of Massilia sp. PAMC28688, one region contains:
- a CDS encoding TonB-dependent receptor, with amino-acid sequence MKISASAAASAMPCQSPSLKTLVVTLAGAGLIGSASGVWAQAATPATPAAAEPTVVTVTGVRQAARSAQLIKQNAEQVLDSIVAEDIGKFPDKNVAEILGRVTGVQILRGAGEAGTVVIRGLGNVGTLLNGREVFTAANRGIVLSDIPVAMLQRVDVYKSQGADMVEGGVAGVVDVRTFKPFDFKDDVIAVAARVEHRDKADSYDPNLSMMASKRWKGAYGEIGALGGLSYQRGRYHDETSWVSPPMLIDGGVEGARAVGRVMNTGDRKRLAVNGALHWRPSSEVELYADIFSTKIDHVSQSIFFVGDLPINKGGTVTTVPGTNYLRSISHPGASEFTLSSTQARDDLSMGTQSAVGGRWDVAPTVRATAEFVRTVSNYRQDNPIVDVVDFAVKPMEAGIRDGGGYVDYPGYNMGNPANWNLFGFFDNHNDAKGRANDLRSDVTWDLEERDGWLKEVTGGVRFADRNARAIRELNGYMPAPGGISAASLPGMSCLSPATGGDYGMNQFYAPCHTFLLENTSAVRAAFGSPGRTPDDPMSFFEAREKTAAVYVKGKYGFNIGPVPVDGNVGVRVVRTNMSIDGNSRSGDAQITPVNVDTSSTDVLPSMTLRAKFRQNLIGRFVAGKTIERAAFGDYNPGLRLSTVTPTTPATGSSGNPNLKPQEGRNLDLALEWYFAPTGSITGTAFKREFKNYIRRSGMDEVHGGVTYRVDRPYNTVEGELEGFELAYQQFYEKLPGWLGGLGLQANVTYMKGGLTEVDRATQRLVTNDFAGMSKLQYNIVGLYERDAWSARVAYNWRDKFVAEYDYRASGFNLMVAPIKTLDASLSYKINTKVTLTLDGTNLLDTPYNDYHGVPQLARDIRRFDRTVGLSLRWKN; translated from the coding sequence ATGAAGATTTCTGCCAGTGCCGCAGCGTCGGCCATGCCTTGCCAAAGCCCATCGCTCAAGACCCTCGTGGTGACCCTCGCCGGTGCCGGACTCATCGGTAGCGCTTCCGGTGTCTGGGCCCAGGCCGCCACGCCTGCCACCCCGGCGGCAGCCGAGCCGACCGTCGTGACCGTGACCGGTGTCCGCCAGGCTGCCCGTAGCGCACAATTGATCAAGCAAAACGCCGAGCAGGTGCTCGACTCCATCGTTGCCGAAGATATCGGCAAGTTCCCGGACAAGAACGTCGCGGAAATCCTGGGCCGCGTCACCGGTGTCCAGATCCTGCGCGGCGCCGGTGAAGCCGGTACGGTTGTCATCCGCGGCCTGGGCAACGTGGGCACGCTGCTCAACGGCCGTGAAGTATTTACCGCCGCTAACCGCGGCATCGTCCTGTCCGACATTCCGGTCGCCATGCTGCAGCGTGTGGATGTCTACAAGTCGCAGGGCGCAGACATGGTCGAAGGCGGTGTCGCCGGCGTGGTGGACGTGCGTACCTTCAAACCATTCGATTTCAAGGATGACGTGATCGCCGTTGCCGCCCGCGTGGAGCACCGCGACAAGGCCGATTCCTACGATCCCAACCTGTCGATGATGGCATCGAAGCGCTGGAAGGGCGCCTACGGCGAAATCGGCGCCCTCGGTGGCCTGTCGTACCAGCGCGGCCGCTATCACGACGAAACCTCGTGGGTGTCGCCACCAATGCTCATCGATGGCGGCGTCGAAGGTGCACGCGCAGTTGGCCGCGTCATGAACACGGGCGACCGCAAGCGCCTGGCTGTCAATGGTGCCCTGCACTGGCGTCCGAGCTCGGAAGTGGAACTGTACGCTGACATTTTCAGCACCAAGATCGACCACGTTTCGCAAAGTATCTTCTTCGTCGGCGACCTGCCTATCAACAAGGGTGGCACGGTCACCACCGTCCCGGGCACCAACTACCTGCGCAGCATCTCGCACCCGGGCGCCAGCGAATTTACGCTCAGCTCCACCCAGGCCCGCGACGACCTGTCGATGGGTACCCAAAGTGCGGTGGGCGGGCGCTGGGATGTCGCGCCAACGGTGCGCGCCACGGCCGAATTCGTCCGCACGGTCAGCAACTACCGCCAGGACAACCCGATCGTCGACGTGGTCGACTTTGCAGTCAAGCCGATGGAAGCGGGTATCCGCGACGGCGGCGGCTATGTGGACTACCCCGGCTACAACATGGGCAACCCGGCCAACTGGAACCTGTTTGGCTTCTTCGACAACCACAACGATGCCAAGGGCCGTGCCAACGACCTGCGCAGCGACGTGACCTGGGATCTCGAAGAGCGTGATGGCTGGCTCAAGGAAGTGACCGGCGGTGTGCGCTTTGCCGACCGCAACGCCCGTGCGATCCGCGAACTCAATGGCTACATGCCCGCCCCAGGCGGTATTTCGGCAGCATCGCTGCCGGGCATGAGCTGCCTGTCGCCGGCCACCGGTGGCGACTACGGCATGAACCAGTTCTATGCGCCTTGCCACACCTTCCTTCTCGAGAACACCTCGGCCGTGCGCGCCGCCTTCGGCAGCCCTGGCCGCACCCCGGACGATCCGATGTCCTTCTTTGAAGCGCGTGAAAAGACGGCGGCCGTCTACGTCAAGGGCAAGTACGGCTTCAATATCGGCCCGGTACCGGTCGATGGCAATGTCGGCGTGCGCGTGGTACGCACCAACATGAGTATTGACGGTAATTCGCGCAGCGGCGACGCCCAGATCACGCCTGTCAATGTGGACACCAGCAGCACCGATGTCCTGCCAAGCATGACGCTGCGTGCCAAGTTCCGCCAGAACCTGATTGGCCGTTTCGTGGCCGGCAAGACGATTGAGCGAGCCGCCTTTGGCGACTACAACCCTGGTCTGCGCCTGTCCACCGTTACGCCGACCACCCCGGCCACTGGCAGCTCGGGCAATCCAAACCTCAAGCCGCAGGAAGGCCGCAACCTCGACCTGGCGCTGGAATGGTATTTCGCACCAACCGGTTCCATCACCGGCACCGCATTCAAGCGCGAATTCAAGAACTACATCCGCCGCAGCGGCATGGATGAAGTGCATGGCGGCGTGACCTACCGCGTGGACCGTCCGTACAACACGGTGGAGGGCGAACTGGAAGGCTTCGAACTGGCTTACCAGCAGTTCTACGAAAAGCTGCCAGGCTGGCTTGGTGGACTGGGCCTGCAGGCCAACGTGACGTACATGAAGGGTGGCCTGACCGAAGTTGACCGCGCGACCCAGCGACTGGTGACCAACGACTTCGCCGGCATGTCCAAGCTTCAGTACAACATCGTCGGCCTGTACGAGCGCGATGCCTGGTCGGCGCGCGTGGCCTACAACTGGCGCGACAAGTTCGTGGCCGAGTACGACTACCGTGCATCCGGCTTCAACCTGATGGTTGCCCCGATCAAGACGCTCGACGCTTCGCTGTCGTACAAGATCAACACGAAGGTGACGCTCACCCTCGATGGCACCAATCTGCTCGATACGCCGTACAACGACTACCACGGCGTGCCGCAGCTGGCACGTGACATCCGCCGCTTTGACCGCACCGTCGGCCTGTCGCTGCGCTGGAAGAACTAA